GGTCCTGGCGCAGGGCCACGGCCGCCGCCTCCAGCCACGCGTCCTGGCCGGTCCACTCGTACTGCCGCAGCAGGAACAGGGCCGGTCCCGTCGCGCCCCGCAGCAGTCCGGCGCGCCGCCGGGGCGCGGCCGGGGGCGGCTCGGCGAGCCGGTGGACGAGGATCCGCGCGGCGTCGTCGGCCCGCTCGCGCAGTTCCGTCTCGCCGGTGGTGCGGGCCAGGTGCCCCAGGACCAGGCCCAGCCCGGCCAGTCCGCCCTGCAGGTCGGAGGAAAGGTTCTGCCACCGCTCCGCGAGGATCCCCTCGACCAGGTCCAGCGCCCGCTGCCGGTGCCCGAGCCGGTCCAGGACCAGCGCGACGCCCGCGAGCCCGTCGTACAGGCCGAGCGGCGTGCCGACCGGGGCCGGTGCCGTGCGGTCCAGCAGCCAGCGCTCGCCCTCCTCGTACCGCTCGGCGCCGGCCGCGTCCAGCGCGTACAGCACGCCCGCCGCGCCGTGGGCGATCCCCAGCCCGCCGCCGTCCGAGAACTGGGCGACGTCGCCCGGGAAGAGCCGGTCGTCGCGCTCCGGGGTGGCCGAGGCGAGGATCGCCTTGACCATCGAGTCGCGGCTGTACGGCCAGTCGCCCGGGTCCACCGGCGAGGAGGGAGCGGCCGGCGTACGGCCGGACACCTCCCGGGTGATCTCCGCGACCGCCTCGTCGAGGAACTCCCGCGGCACGTCCGGGAACTGCTCCGCGATCACCTCGGCCAGATGGGCCGCCTTGCCGCGGTCGACCACGAACAGGGTGGTCACGGGCAGGAACAGGGCCAGCCGCAGACAGGCCAGGGCGTAGCGGTCCACGTCGGTGCCCCGGCGGTCCGGCGGCGCGAAGAAGCCGGGGTGGGCGACGACCTGGCGGCCGTTCTCCCCGGCCGGGGCCGCGGCCTCGAAGTCGAGGAGGAAGACCGACTCCCCGTCCGGGGCGACCATGATGTTGAAGACGTGCAGGTCGTTGAAGACGATGCCCCGTTCGTGCACCGCCGCCACCGCCTCCTCCACCCGCCGGTGGACGCGCAGCGCCCACGCCGTGTACGAGGCGACGGCCTCCGGGTCGGGGTCCTGCGCGAGCAGCGGGTGCCGCTCGGCGAAGAACGAGTTGAGCGGACGGCCCTCCAGGAAGTCCATCACCAGGAAGCGGTGGCCGCCCAGCTCGAACCAGTCGCGCACCTCCGGGACCACGCCCGTGCCCGCGACCTGCTCCAGCGCCCGCTTCTCCCGCTCCAGCCGGGCGATCGCGTCGGCGCCGTCCGAGGCGAGGCCCGCGTGAGGCCGGCCCTCCTTCAGGACGACCTTGCGCCCGTCACGGGTGTCGGTGCCGGCGTACACCCCGCCGCCGTTGGAGAAGTGCAGCGCCTTCTCGATGCGGTAGGGCAGGTCCCCGACCGTGGTGGTGTTGCGCGCGTCGAGATGCGGCTGGAGGAACGCCGGCAGCGTCACCCACTCGGGCACCTGGAAGGAGGGCGAGCGCCGGTCCGGCACCAGCCGCCCGGCGCCGTCCCGCACGGCGGGCACCAGCGAGCCCCGGTCGTCCACGACGAAGGAGCGTGCGAAGGCGCCGTAGCGGACGTACAGCGGTCCCTCGCCCCACCGCAGGTCGGTGAGGATGTACGGCCCCTCGAAGCCCTCCAGCAGCGCGCCCAGCTCGCGCAGCACCTGGTGCAGCTGCTCCTCGCCGTCCGGGTAGACGGTGACGAACTTGCCGCTGCCGTCGCGCGGCGCGTACTTGGTGTTGCGCAGGTGCAGCAGGTGCGGGCCCGGCACGAACTTGAAGGGGATCCGCCGCTCGACGCAGTAGTCCCACACGATCCCGGCGATCTCCTCCGCGTTCGCGCGGGTCGCCGAGGCGTGGATCTTCCAGCCCTGCGCCGGGCCGGACACCGGCTTCCCGTCCGGGCCGAGCGGCGTCATCGTCAGCCAGTCACCGATCCGCGCCGCCTCCCAGCCCTCCGGCACCGGCCGGCGGGCCGTCTCGTAGAGGTGCGGGGCCGTCCCCTGCCCGTCGCGCGCGAGCCGGTCCGGCGTCTCGTAGAAATGCCGGTCGGCGAGCGCGTACACCTCGTACCGCTTGTCCATGCGTCCCCCTCCGTGACGGGCACCGAGCCTTCCAGCCACGCGCCGGGGCCCGACAGTCACGGCTGTCACGAGGTCACCGTGCGGAACGCATGCGTTAAGAGATGTTCGACGGCTTTCGAGCGCCCTTGTGCGCGCCGGTCCACGGAACGCTCACAGGGGCTGCGCAGGTGCCCCATAAGCGCTGTAATGGCCAACGTGGTCAGTCAGGGCGCCCAGGAGCGCGGAACGCGAACGCTGCGTGCCGAAAGTGCCCTCAAGGCGATCGCGGTCGATCAGGAGTCGCCCGAACGGGTGCGCCGCGTCCTCGAACAGGCGCTCGTCTTCGCCGGGGCGTCCTTCGTCGCCGTGTACACGCCCAGCGAGGACGGCGAGCTGCTGTGCCTGATGGAGTCGGCCGGGGTCCCGAGGACGCTGTACGGACTGCGTGACAGCTATCCCCGCGCCGGGCGCTCCCCGGCCGCCGAGGCCCACCGCGACGGACGGCCGGTCTCCCTGGGCCCGGCGGAACTCGCCGAGCACGCCCAGGCGCGGCGCGTCCCGGCCCGGGACTTCTTCCTGACGGCCCTGCCCGTGCGCGGGGACGGCGGCGGCTGCCTGCTCGCCGTGAGCGAGCGCCCCGAGGGGTTCGACACCGACGACCGCGAGTGCCTGGAGCTGATCTCCGAGGCGGTCGCCTTCCCCGCCCCGGCCGCCCTCGTCGAGGGCGGTGACCTGCCGCCGGGCGCGTTCACCCTCGCCATGGACACCGGCCGCGTCCGCGTCGGGGACGACCTGCTCGACCTGTTCGGACTCGACCCCGTGGAGTTCGACGGCCGCGTCGAGACCCTGCTGAGCCTGACCGTGCCGGAGGACCTGCCCTCGTTGATGTCCGTGGTGGAGGCCGACCACATGTCCATCGGCGACCGCGAGCTGGAGTTCCGGGTGCTCCAGCCCACCGGGCCGCCGAAGTGGCTCCGGCTGCGCGGGCGCCTCCTGCCCGGCGGCGAAGGCCACCCGGCACGGCTCGTGGGCACCGTCGCCGACGCCTCCACCCTGCGCTCCGACGTCACCGACGTGGCCCGCGTGCAGCGCCTCGCCGCCGCGCTGGCCACCGCCGTCACCGTCCGCGACGTCGGCAAGGCCGTGGTCGCCGCCCTGCGCCGGCCGCTCAGGGCCGACCGGATCGCGCTCGCCGAGCTGGAGAGCGAGCGGCTCGTCGTCACCGTCCTCGACCCGCCCGAACCCGAGGCATGGCCCCAGCTGTGGCGCACGGAGTGGCGCGGTGAGTGGCCCGACGCGCCCGTGCGCGCCATGCCCACCCTCGCCGCCGCGCTGCGCGAGGGCCGCGCCCGGATCTGGCCCGCCGGCAGCCCCCTGGAACGCGCCCTGGCCGAGGTCGGCCCCGGCGGCCTCGCCGTGCTGCCGCTGCCCGCCGGGAACCGCATGGCCGGCGCGTGCCTGATCGGCTGGGACACCCCGCACGACTTCGGCGCCGACGAACGCGCCCTGCTCACCGCCTGCGCCGGCCTCGCCGGACAGGCCCTGGTGCGGGCCCGCGCCTTCGACGCCGAGCACGAACTCGTCGGCATGCTCCAGCGCCAGCTGCTGCCCCGCCGCCTGCCCCGGCTGCCGGGCGCGGTGGCCGTCGCCCGCTACCTGCCCAGCACGGCGGGGCTGGAGCTCGGCGGCGACTGGTACGACGTCATTCCGCTGCCCGACCACCACGTCGCCCTCGTCATCGGAGACGTCCAGGGCCACAGCGCCGGGGCCGCCACCCTCATGGGGCAGATGCGCACCGCCCTGCGCGCCTACGCCGTCGAGGGCCATCCGCCGGACGTGGTGGTCGCGCACGCCAACCGGCTGCTCACCGACATGGAGAGCGACCTCTTCGCCACCTGCTGCTACGTCGACGTCGACCTGGAGGAGGGCTCCGCCTGGTGCGTGCGCGCCGGGCACCCGCCGCCGGTGCTGCGCTACCCCGACGGCGGGACCGAGATCGCGGAGGCCGAGGGCGGCCCGCCCCTCGGGGTGATCACGCAGGCCGACTTCCCGATGAGCCCGCTGCGGCTGCCGCCCGGCACCCTCATCGCCCTGGCCACGGACGGGCTCGTCGAGTCACCCGACGCCGACATCGACGAGGGCATGGACCGCCTCGCCGCCCGGCTGGGCGCCGCCGCCCCCGGCGACCTCGGGCGGGTCGCCGACGCCCTCCTCGGCAACGCCCGGCGCAGCGACGACGTCGCCCTGCTCCTGATGCGCTACGACGGCCTGACCCTGCGGCCGCTGCGGGAGAGCTGGACGGTGTGGCGGGTGCCGCAGGCGGTCGGGCACGCCCGCCGCTTCGCCCGGCGCACCCTGCGCGCCTGGGGCGTCACCGAACACTTCGACGCGGCCCTCCTCGTCGTCTCCGAACTCGTCACCAACGCCCTCGTCCACACCGACGGCCGGGTCCGCATGGACCTCACCCTCGTCAACAACCGCCTGCGCATCGCGGTCGCCGACGCCTCGCCGCGCTCCCCGGTCCGGCCGGCCAGCATCGGCTGGGAGGCCACGGGCGGCCGGGGCATCCTCCTCGTCGAGGCCCTCTCGGCGACCTGGGGCACCCTGCCGGTCAGCGGCGGCAAGCAGGTGTGGGCGGAGCTGGTGCTGGGCCGCTGAGCGGCTCATCCGGGGGTGACCACACGGCCCCCTCGGGTACTCGGCGCCGCGTAGGACGGAGAAACCGCCAGCGAGCCGAAGGAAGAGGAACGTCATGGCTCAGCATGTCCGCGACATCATGACCGGAGACCCGGTCACCGTCGAGCCGCAGACCTCCGTCGCCGAGGTGGCGCGCATCATGCGCGACGAGGACCTCGGAGTCGTCCTGGTGACGGACGGCGACGATCTGCGCGGTGTGGTCACCGACCGCGACCTGGTGGTCCGGTCGATCAGCAAGGGTGGCGACCCGGAGCGGACCACCGTGGCCGGCGCGTGCAGTGACGAGCTGGTCACCGTCGGCCCCGACGAGGACCTGATCCACGCGGTGCAGCTGATGCGCGAGCACTCCGTGCGCCGGATCCCGGTCGTCGACCACGGGCGCCCCGTGGGCATCGTCTCCCTGGGCGACCTGGCCATGGAACGCGACCCGGAGTCGGCGCTGGGCGACATCAGCGCCGCACGCCCCAACGCCTGACGAACGGCAGCCACGGACGGTCCCGCGCACGCTTCCCGTGCGCGGGACCGTCGTACGTCGCCCTGACGGCGGTGCCGGGCGGGGGAGTTGGGCGTCGCGGCACAGGCGTCCCGGCCCGGGTTTGTTCGGTTCGCCCCTGGGGACTCGAACGGCAGCGGATGCAGAAGGAAGATGATGAGTCGTGACGTCCATGGAGACCACTGAGAAGCCCGTCGCCCGTCGGCCCGAGACCGGCTGGTCGAAGGCACGCCGCCTGCGCGGAAAGGCCGCGCTGCGCACCTGCCTCCCCGCCGTGGAGGACCGGGCCGCCCCCACAGCCGCGCGCTCCGGACCGGAGTGGAACATCGTCCGGGGCGAGGACTGACCGCTCTCCAGAAGGCCGCGCGGTGACATCCCGCGGAACGACGCGCGTCGACAAGCAGAAGAAGTGATGTTCACATCCGCCGGATGGCGACTAAGGTGAGCTGAATGAAGGCTCTCGTGCTGTCCGGCGGTGCAGGAACACGGCTGAGGCCGATCACCCACACGTCGGCCAAGCAACTGGTGCCCGTGGCCAACAAGGCCGTGCTCTTCTACGGGTTGGAGTCGATCGCCGAGGCCGGCATCACCGACGTGGGGATGATCGTCGGGGACACGGCCGCGGAGATCGAGGAAGCGGTGGGTGACGGGTCGAAGTTCGGCCTCAAGGTCACCTACATCCCCCAGGAGCGGCCTTTGGGGCTGGCCCACGCGGTACTGATCGCCCGTGACTACCTCGCCGACGACGACTTCGTGATGTACCTCGGCGACAACTTCATCGTCGGCGGCATCACCGGCCTCGTCGACGAGTTCCGCAGACACCGGCCCGACGCCCAGATCCTGCTCACGCGCGTGGCCGACCCGCGCGCCTTCGGCGTCGCCGAACTCGACCCGTCCGGCCAGGTGATCGGCCTGGAGGAGAAACCCGACCAGCCGAAGAGCGACCTCGCGCTGGTCGGCGTCTACATGTTCACGCCCCTCATCCACGAGGCGGTCCGCGCCATCGAGCCCTCCTGGCGCGGCGAACTCGAGATCACCCACGCCATCCAGCACCTGATCGACTCCCGCGCCGACGTGCGCTCCACGGTCATCAAGGGCTACTGGAAGGACACCGGCAACGTCGGCGACATGCTCGAGGTGAACCGCACGGTCCTCGAAGGCATGGAGCGCCGCATCGACGGCGACGTGGACGACGCCTCGCAGACCATCGGGCGGGTGGTCGTGGAAGAGGGCGCGCGGATCGTCAACTCCCGTATCGTCGGGCCCGCCGTCATAGGCTCGGGCACGCTCGTCAGCAACTCCTACGTCGGTCCCTTCACCTCCGTCGCGGAGAACTGCCGGATCACCGACAGCGAACTCGAGTTCTCCATCGTGCTGCGGGACTCCTCGATCCACGGCGTCGGCCGGATCGAGTCCTCGCTGATCGGCCGGCACGTCGAGGTGACGCCGGCCCCCAGCGTCCCCAGCGCCCACCGCCTCGTCCTCGGAGATCACAGCAAGGTGCAGATCACTTCATGAACCTCCTCGTCACCGGCGCCGCCGGGTTCATCGGCTCCCGCTACGTCCGCGCACTCCTCGCCCAGGACGCACCCGACGCGCCACGCGTCACCGTGCTGGACAAGCTCACCTACGCCGGCACCCTCGACAACCTCGAACTGACCCACCCCCGGCTGGAGTTCGTCCAGGGCGACATCTGCGACGCCGAACTGGTCGACAAGCTCATGGCCGACGCGGACCAGGTCGTGCACTTCGCCGCCGAGTCCCACGTGGACCGCTCGATCACCGGCGCCGCCGACTTCGTCCGCACCAACGTGCTGGGCACCCAGACCCTGCTGGACGCCGCCCTGCGCCACGGCGTGGGCCCCTTCGTGCACGTCTCCACCGACGAGGTCTACGGCTCCATCGAGTCCGGCTCCTGGCCGGAGACCCACCCCCTCCAGCCGAACTCCCCGTACTCCGCCTCCAAGGCCTCCTCCGACCTGCTCGCCCTCGCCTACCACCGCACCCACGGCCTGGACGTGCGCGTCACGCGCTGCTCCAACAACTACGGCCCGCACCAGTTCCCCGAGAAGGTCATCCCGCTCTTCGTCACCAACCTCCTCGACGGGCACAAGGTGCCGCTGTACGGCGAGGGCCGCAACGTCCGCGACTGGCTGCACGTCGACGACCACTGCCAGGGCGTCGACCTCGTCCGCACCAAGGGCCGGCCCGGCGAGGTCTACAACATCGGCGGCGGCACCGAGCTGACCAACAAGGAACTCACCGGCCTGCTGCTCCAGGCCTGCGGAGCCGACTGGGACCGGGTCGAGTACGTCGAGGACCGCAAGGGCCACGACCTGCGCTACTCCGTCGACTGGTCCAAGGCCCGCGACGAACTCGGCTACCGCCCCCGCCACGACTTCACCACCGGCCTCGCCGAGACCGTCGCCTGGTACCGCGACAACCGCGCCTGGTGGGAGCCCCTGAAGCGGCGCGTCGCCCAGGAGCGCGCATGAGGTGGCTGATCACCGGAGCGGGCGGGATGCTCGGCCGGGACGTCGTCGACGAACTCACCCGGCGGGGCGAGACCGTCGCGGGCCTCGACCGCGCCGCCCTCGACATCACCCGCCCCGAGGCCGTCGACGCGGCCGTGCGGGAGCACCGCCCCGACCTCGTCGTCAACTGCGCCGCCTACACGGCCGTCGACGACGCCGAGACCGACGAGGCCCGCGCACGGGAGATCAACGGCGACGGCCCGCGCCTGCTCGCCCGGGCCTGCGCCGCACACGGCGCCCGCCTGGTCCACGTCTCCACGGACTACGTCTTCGACGGCGAGGCCCGCACCGCCCCCTACCCGGAGGACCACCCGACGGGCCCGCGCACCGCCTACGGCCGCACCAAGCTGGCCGGGGAGCGGGCCGTGCTCGAAGAGCTGCCCGGGGCGAGCGCGGTCGTGCGCACGGCTTGGCTCTACGGGGTCCACGGCGCTAACTTCGTGCGGACCATGATCGGTCTCGAAGCCCGCCGCGACACCGTCGACGTCGTCGACGACCAGCGCGGGCAGCCCACCTGGAGCGCGGACGTCGCCGAGCGGATCGCCGACCTCGGCCCCCGGCTCGGTCCCGACGCGCACGGCGTCTTCCACGCCACCAGCTCCGGTGAGGCCACCTGGTACGAGCTGGCCCGAGAGGTGTTCTCCCTGCTCGGCGCCGACCCGGACCGGGTGCGCCCCACCAGCAGCGCGGCCTTCCCCCGGCCCGCGCCCCGCCCGGCGTACAGCGCCCTCGCACACCGCCGGTGGCAGGAGATCGGCCTGCCGCTGCCGCGCGACTGGCGCTCCGCCCTGCACGAAGCACTGCCCCGCATCCGCAAGGAAGGTCCTCTTCGTGAAACGCCATGAGTTCCTCCGGGAACTGCACAAGGTCAGCGCCAATCGCAACTACCTGGAGATCGGCGTCAACGACGGCCGCAGTCTGCGTCTGTCCCGCGTCCCCAGCATCGCGATCGACCCCGCCTTCAAGGTGGTCTCGGAGCTGAAGTGCGACGTCCACCTGGTGAAGGCCACCAGTGACGACTTCTTCGCCCGCGACAACCCCCTGCAGCACCTGAAGGGCGGCCGCCACCCGCTGCGCAACCTGCGCCGCGGCCGCAGCCCCTTCGGCTACTGGCGCCGCACCACGCTCGACCTCTCCTTCATCGACGGTATGCACCTGTTCGAGTTCGCCCTGCGCGACTTCATGAACGTCGAGAAGCACTCCGACTGGTCGAGCGTGATCGTCTTCGACGACATGCTGCCGCGCAGCGTCGACGAGGCGGCCCGGGACCGGCACACCAACGCGTGGACCGGCGACGTCTACAAGATCATCGAGGTTCTGGCGCGCTACCGCCCCGACCTCGTCACGGTGCAGGTGGACACCGCCCCCACCGGCCAGCTGGTCGTCTTCGGCGCCGACCCGAACAACCGGGTCCTGCACGACAAGTACGACGAGATCATGGCCGAGTACAAGGTGCCCGACCCGCAGAAGGTCCCCGAGGCCATCCTGGAACGGGCCGGTGCCGTGCGCCCCGAGGCGCTGCTGGAGGCGGGCTTCTGGCGCGCCCTCGTCCAGGCCCGCAACCGGGGCCTGCCCCGCTCCGTGGGCTGGGAGCCCCTGCGCAAGGCCCTGCAGCAGGTCGGCGTCAGCCGCTGACCCGAGCCAGGCACGCCGAAGGCCCGGACGCTGTGCGCGTCCGGGCCTTCGGCGTCCTCGGTGATCTGCCTCTTCGGCTGCCGGCGGGGCTTCAGGCGCCCGTGCCGCGCCGCAGCTCCTCGTCGTACGCCAGGCACGCCTCGTACGACGGCAGCAGGCCCTGCCGTTCCGCCTCCGCCAGGGTCGGGGCCTGCTCGTCCTTGGGGGAGAGGATCGGGGTGATCCCCTCGGGCCACTCGATGCCCAGGGCCGGGTCGAGCGGGTGGATGCCGTGCTCGCGGTCCGGGGCGTAGCCCTCCGAGCAGAGGTACACCACCGTCGCGTCGTCGGTCAGGGCCATGAAGGCGTGGCCCAGGCCCTCCGAGAGGAACACCGCGTGCCGGGTGTCGTCGTCGAGCCGGGCCGCCTCCCACGTGCCGTACGTGGGCGAGCCCACGCGGATGTCGATCACCACGTCCAGGACGGCACCGCGCACACAGGTGACGTACTTGGCCTGGCTGGGCGGCACGTCGGCGAAGTGCACACCGCGCAGCACGCCCCGCCGGGAGACCGAGCAGTTGGCCTGCGCCAGGGACAGGTCACGGCCCGTGGCCTCGCGGAACTCCCGACCCCGGAACCACTCGTGGAAGCTGCCCCGGTCGTCCGGGAAGACCTTGGGTTCCAGAACCCAGGCGCCCTTTATCCCCAGTGGTCGCATGCTGTCACTGCCCTCCGGTCCTGATACGGGAAACCACCTTCCGGCGCGCGGCCCCGAGCACCCGCCGCGCACGCCGTGCCAGGCGCAGCGCGGCACCCGGCCCGGACACCGGCGTCACGAGGACGCTCCCGTCCCCGGCGCGCAGGGCGAACGGCAGTCCGGTGAAGCGGGCCCCGTCGGCGCCCGGCGTCGGGCACAGGGCCACCCGCCAGCTGCCGCTCGACAGGTCCTCGGCGGGCAGCGCGGCCGTCAGGACCGAGCCCGCCCCCTCGGCACCCGGGGAGAGCGTGCCCGGCGTCTCGACGATGCGGTTCGAGGAGACGAACCTCAGCCGGACGTCCGTGTCACCGGGCACGTGCAGGGGAAGCCGCACCCGGAACACTCCCTCGGAGACCGTGACGTCCCCCAACTGCACGCCGCCCAGCCCGAGCCGCTTGCTCCGCGTACCCAGTTCCAGGGAGAGGTTGCCGTGCGGGTCCGTCCAGTACGGCAGGACCGCGCGCTCGCCGACGACACCCGCCCCGGGGGCGGGCCGGTCCGGCCCGGCCGCCGGGCCCAGGCGGCACTCCTTGGTCCACCCGCCGAGCTTGACCCGCACGACCGCGTCCCAGACACCGTCGCCCGGCAGGTCGGCCGGGTCGACGGTGGCGGTCGCCCGCAGCACCAGCCGGACCTCCTCGCCGCCGTCGACGGGCACGGTCTCCCGGCTGAACTCCACCGGCTGGAAGTACTGCGCGGCGCTGGAGCGTTCCCGCAGCAGCAGATCGGCCGTGGCCTGCCCGAAGCGCGCGGCGGTCTCGGAGGACACCCACGCCACCGCCTCCGGCACGTCCTTCGGCGCGTCGGTCAGCGGCGTCGCCTCGGCGTCGGCGGGGAAGGCCATCGGCTCGCCGCCGGAGAGGTACTCGGCCGTGAAGGAGACCCGCAGGGAGCCCTCCCGCCACTCCACCTCGCCGGGGGTCGCCCGCGGGGCGAGTCCCGCCTCCCACTGGGCGAAGGACACCACGTCGTCGTACCGGTCGGCCGCCGTCAGCGCGGCGACGACCTGCTGCGTCGGCTGCAGACCGGCCGCCACACCGGGGCCGAAGCGCTCGACGACGACCTCGTGGATCTCCGCGAACAGCTCCCGGCGGTAGTCGTCCGGCAGGTTCAGAAAACGCCGGGCCCGCAGCCGCTCGACCATCTCCACCCGCAGCCAGCGCCGGAAGAGCTTGTCGCGCACCGGGCCGGGCTCGGTGTAGCGCTCGACGACGTCGAGGGCCTCGCGGAGGTTCTTGAAGTAGCCGACGGGATCGAAGCGCTCGAAGCCGGCGTTGGAGCCGTCGTCCCGCCGCAGGTGGTAGTAGCAGACGTAGTCGCTGAGCACGGAGACGTTCTCCGCGCGCAGATACGCCTCGGCGATGAAGACGTGGTCCTCCAGCCGCCGCCTGCCCTCGGGGAAGCGCAGGCCGATGCGGTCCAGGAAGGCCCGGCGGATCATCTTGTGCGGGGTGAGGCTGTCGATGAGCGGGGCGTTCGAGACCGTGGCCCGCGGGTGGTTGCGGCGGAACAGCTCCACCGGCACCCCGCGGCCCTTGCCGGCCATCTTGCCCACGATCACGTCGGCGCCGTTGGCCACGCCGTACTCGTACATCCGCTCCAGGGCCTCGTCGCCCAGGTAGTCGTCGTTGTCGACGAACATGACGAACTCGCCGCGGGAGGCCTCGATGCCGACGTTGCGGGGCTTGCCCGACCAGCCGGAGTTCTCCTGGTGGATGACCTTCATCCGGGGGTCCTCGGCGGCGAGCCGGTCGAGCCGGGCCGGGGTCTCGTCGGTCGAGCCGTCGTCGACGAAGATCACCTCGTACTCGTCGGGAGGCAGCGACTGCCGCTGCAGCGAGGAGATGCAGTCCTCGATGTAGATCCCCGGGTTGTAGACGGGGATGATGACGCTGACCTTGACCGGCATCGGGTTTCCGGGCCCCTTCGGGTCGCTCGCCGTAGACGTCCTGTTGTACCGCGCGTTGCCCGATGCTAACCCGGTCGGCGATGTCTCCTCACCTTTCGAGACCGGGCCGTGATCATCCCGCGCGGGGCAACTGGGCTGCCCTGTCTATCTGTTCGCGGTCAAGCAGGGTGCGGTGCGGAGCGGCGGCCGGGCTCTAGGCTGAGGTCGTGCGCCTGCTCCTCATGTCCGACACCCACCTGCCCAAGCGGGCCAGGGAACTGCCCGCCCCTCTGCTGGCCGAACTGCCGCGGGCCGACGTCGTCTTCCACGCCGGCGACTGGGTCGACACGGCCACCCTCGACCTGCTGGAGGCCCGCTCCCGCAGACTCGTCGCCGTGTACGGCAACAACGACGGGCCGGACCTGCGCGCCCGGCTGCCCGAGGTGGCGTACGCGGAACTGGGCGGGCTGCGCTTCGGCGTGATCCACGAGACGGGCCCCGCCCAGGGCCGCGAGCGGCGCTGCGCCGCCCGCTTCCCCGACCTCGACGTGCTGGTCTTCGGCCACAGCCACATCCCCTGGGACACCACCGCGCCCACCGGCCTGCGGCTGCTCAACCCCGGTTCGCCGACCGACCGCCGCCGGCAGCCGCACTGCACGTACCTGACCGCCACCGTCGCCGACGGCCGGCTCAGCGACGTGGAACTGCACCGGCTGCCGCCCCGCCCACCGCGCTGATCGCCGCAGAGACGGCCGTGACATGATCGGCCCATGAGTCGGGACGAGCAGTACCTCCTGGACAACCGGCAGGCCGAGGCCGGAACCCGTTTCGACGCGCTGGCCGCCCTGTTCGACGCCTCCACGTTCCGGCACGTCGAGGCGGTCGGCATCGCCGAGGGATGGCGGTGCTGGGAGGTCGGCGCCGGCGGGCCGAGCGTGGCCGCCTGGCTCCGCGAGCGCGTCGGGCCGTCCGGGCGGGTGCTCGCCACCGACATCGACGTGTCCTGGACCGGCACGGCCGCCACCGAGGGGGTCGAGGTACTCCGCCACGACGTCGGCCGCGACGCCCCTCCGGCCGGTCCCTTCGACCTGGTGCACGCCCGTCTCGTCCTGGTCCACGTCGCCGAACGCGACGCCGCGCTGCGCGCCATGGTCCAGGCGCTGCGCCCCGGCGGATGGCTGCTGCTGGAGGACGCCGACCCCGCGCTGCAACCGCTGATCTGTCCCGACGAGCACGGCCCCGAGCAGGAACTGGCCAACCGGCTCCGCGCAGGCTTCCGCGAACTGCTGCGGCGGCGCGGCGCCGACCTCGCCTACGGACGCCGACTGCCGCGGCTGCTGCGCGAGGCCGGCCTCGTCGGCGTCGAGGCCGACGCCCACTTCCCGATCACCTCGCCCGCCTGCGACGTCCTGGAGGCCGCCACCGTCCGGCAGGTGCGGGACAAGCTCGTCGCCGCGGGCCTGGCCACCGACGAGGAGATCGAGC
This genomic stretch from Streptomyces sp. Go-475 harbors:
- the lanKC gene encoding class III lanthionine synthetase LanKC; its protein translation is MDKRYEVYALADRHFYETPDRLARDGQGTAPHLYETARRPVPEGWEAARIGDWLTMTPLGPDGKPVSGPAQGWKIHASATRANAEEIAGIVWDYCVERRIPFKFVPGPHLLHLRNTKYAPRDGSGKFVTVYPDGEEQLHQVLRELGALLEGFEGPYILTDLRWGEGPLYVRYGAFARSFVVDDRGSLVPAVRDGAGRLVPDRRSPSFQVPEWVTLPAFLQPHLDARNTTTVGDLPYRIEKALHFSNGGGVYAGTDTRDGRKVVLKEGRPHAGLASDGADAIARLEREKRALEQVAGTGVVPEVRDWFELGGHRFLVMDFLEGRPLNSFFAERHPLLAQDPDPEAVASYTAWALRVHRRVEEAVAAVHERGIVFNDLHVFNIMVAPDGESVFLLDFEAAAPAGENGRQVVAHPGFFAPPDRRGTDVDRYALACLRLALFLPVTTLFVVDRGKAAHLAEVIAEQFPDVPREFLDEAVAEITREVSGRTPAAPSSPVDPGDWPYSRDSMVKAILASATPERDDRLFPGDVAQFSDGGGLGIAHGAAGVLYALDAAGAERYEEGERWLLDRTAPAPVGTPLGLYDGLAGVALVLDRLGHRQRALDLVEGILAERWQNLSSDLQGGLAGLGLVLGHLARTTGETELRERADDAARILVHRLAEPPPAAPRRRAGLLRGATGPALFLLRQYEWTGQDAWLEAAAVALRQDLGSCVTRENGALEVDEGWRTLPYLGDGSAGLGMVLDDLVGHAPALAGEFEDARSGVLTAATSRFYAQPGLFQGRAGMILHLSRTTTPGATADRLAGQIAGLGWFAMAYQGQLAFPGHQMMRLSMDLATGTAGCLLALGAALDPATGAHLPFLPPPQRRPT
- a CDS encoding glucose-1-phosphate thymidylyltransferase — protein: MKALVLSGGAGTRLRPITHTSAKQLVPVANKAVLFYGLESIAEAGITDVGMIVGDTAAEIEEAVGDGSKFGLKVTYIPQERPLGLAHAVLIARDYLADDDFVMYLGDNFIVGGITGLVDEFRRHRPDAQILLTRVADPRAFGVAELDPSGQVIGLEEKPDQPKSDLALVGVYMFTPLIHEAVRAIEPSWRGELEITHAIQHLIDSRADVRSTVIKGYWKDTGNVGDMLEVNRTVLEGMERRIDGDVDDASQTIGRVVVEEGARIVNSRIVGPAVIGSGTLVSNSYVGPFTSVAENCRITDSELEFSIVLRDSSIHGVGRIESSLIGRHVEVTPAPSVPSAHRLVLGDHSKVQITS
- a CDS encoding SpoIIE family protein phosphatase; this encodes MANVVSQGAQERGTRTLRAESALKAIAVDQESPERVRRVLEQALVFAGASFVAVYTPSEDGELLCLMESAGVPRTLYGLRDSYPRAGRSPAAEAHRDGRPVSLGPAELAEHAQARRVPARDFFLTALPVRGDGGGCLLAVSERPEGFDTDDRECLELISEAVAFPAPAALVEGGDLPPGAFTLAMDTGRVRVGDDLLDLFGLDPVEFDGRVETLLSLTVPEDLPSLMSVVEADHMSIGDRELEFRVLQPTGPPKWLRLRGRLLPGGEGHPARLVGTVADASTLRSDVTDVARVQRLAAALATAVTVRDVGKAVVAALRRPLRADRIALAELESERLVVTVLDPPEPEAWPQLWRTEWRGEWPDAPVRAMPTLAAALREGRARIWPAGSPLERALAEVGPGGLAVLPLPAGNRMAGACLIGWDTPHDFGADERALLTACAGLAGQALVRARAFDAEHELVGMLQRQLLPRRLPRLPGAVAVARYLPSTAGLELGGDWYDVIPLPDHHVALVIGDVQGHSAGAATLMGQMRTALRAYAVEGHPPDVVVAHANRLLTDMESDLFATCCYVDVDLEEGSAWCVRAGHPPPVLRYPDGGTEIAEAEGGPPLGVITQADFPMSPLRLPPGTLIALATDGLVESPDADIDEGMDRLAARLGAAAPGDLGRVADALLGNARRSDDVALLLMRYDGLTLRPLRESWTVWRVPQAVGHARRFARRTLRAWGVTEHFDAALLVVSELVTNALVHTDGRVRMDLTLVNNRLRIAVADASPRSPVRPASIGWEATGGRGILLVEALSATWGTLPVSGGKQVWAELVLGR
- a CDS encoding CBS domain-containing protein, with the protein product MAQHVRDIMTGDPVTVEPQTSVAEVARIMRDEDLGVVLVTDGDDLRGVVTDRDLVVRSISKGGDPERTTVAGACSDELVTVGPDEDLIHAVQLMREHSVRRIPVVDHGRPVGIVSLGDLAMERDPESALGDISAARPNA